From the Lactuca sativa cultivar Salinas chromosome 9, Lsat_Salinas_v11, whole genome shotgun sequence genome, the window atagtttattcacggattttatatctatctttgatctatagttttCTACATACTGtgatacgggatggtattcccatgttttcaatctatagttgtgtgtattaaaactacctactgtgatacgggatggtattcccatggttttcaatctatagttttacgtattaaacaATCTACTGTTGTACCGAACGGAAATTCAGATGTTCTAACTAAACTgtcttcataagaaaatatgagattttcttggataacaaatttttcagaaaactaaaggaaacatgttcatttttagaaaacaaaacacttatgaactcaccaggtttatgttgattttcaaactgcttgtattctcaggtccgcattagacaggtacccaacaatccttttggcgaagacggagttcgtagaagacacgtctttacttttgttcatatatacatatatatatatatatatatatatatatatatatatatatatatatatatatatatatatagatatataacacttgtaacactttactttcaaacaaatgtaaattttcatatgtaatgtactggttgtttactttgcttactattaacattggttatgatacttaacatgaagtcacctccgccccggaacgtttccgccctgggttttggggtgtgacacaaactcATGAAGTAACTCAAGACAATAATTTCTCTGTGTAAGACAAACACCAGAATTTGTGTTAATAACCTCAATTCCACGAAAATATTTTAAGTTTCCCAAATCCTTTATTAAAAATAGAGATTTTAACAAAGACTTAACATTTTCAATCTCAGTTATATTGTCTCCTGTAacaattatatcatcaacataaaccaAAAGAATGACAATGGATCCATTTTTAATACGAACAAATAAAGAAAAATCATTGATGCTTTGTGAAAAACCAAAATCAGCTAAGGAACTATACAAATTTTCATTCCATTTACGAGGAGCTTGCTTTAAACCATATAAAGATCTTTTAAGTTTACAAACACGACTGTCCCCCTTTGTATGATAGCCTTGAGGTAATGTcatataaacatcctcatccaGGCTACCATACAAAAAATCGTTGTTAATGTCCAATTGAAATAAATCCCAATTATTATTAATAGCTAAAGAAATCACAATTCTAATACTAACCAATTTTGCTACAGGAGAAAAGGTCTCAAATAGTTAAGACCTTCTCTCTAATTGTAGCCTTTGGCTACAAGTCTAGCCTTGTACCTATCAATTTCTCCACTTGAtttatatttaatcttataaaTCCACCTACAACCAATAGGTTTTCTATTTTTTGGTAGCTCAGTTATATCCCATATGTTATTTCTGTACAAATCCTCCATTTCTTCATTCATAGCATTGATCCAATTTGGATCATTACAAGCTTCATTATAAGTTTGAGGTTCAAGAGTTTTATTCAAGTTAGAGATAAAGCATTTTGTTTCAGTATCAAGATTAGAATAATTAACAGATTTCTCAACTCCATATTTGTACTTCCCTTCTATAATGTAATCATTAAATCTAGTCGGCATTTTGGGAGTTCTTAAAGGTCTAGATGAAGAAGAAACATGAATATTTTCCTCAGTCTGATCAGATGTACTGGGAACATCCTCACCAAACCAAGGCTCGGATGAATCATCTACCATAGTATCTAAACTAACATCAGTATTAGACTGAGGATCATTTGCACCATCAGTTTGATGGGTCACACCCAATTCATCTGAATTTGAGCTATTAATCACAGACTTAGAAAAGTCAGACTCGTCATTGGAAAAGGGATCCAAAAAGTGAATGAACAAGGACCATATTAGCATTGGCAGTTACTTCATCCATGGATTGTTTATCACCAATAAGTTGAAGTAGCTTGGTGAATTGTTCTTGAGTGAGTAATCTAAAATCAGAAACATTAACACTAGAAGAACAAGTATCGGTGTTAGGAGAAACAACATTGTTCCCAGAGAAGGATATTTCATAACTATTTTGATTAGAAAAAATATTGTTGTTATGGTTATTAGAAAACCTATTACCACTTTTTCTGGGTTTAAAATCTTTTGGATAGCCCACAAGATTGTAACATTTTTTCTATAGTATGACCTTTTATGCCACAATGTTTACATGTGAGGGAGCAACTTATGACTTTCCTTCGTAGGGAGCAGCTTAGTGATTTACTATGCGGGGACGATCTTATTAATTTCCCATGTGAGGACCTTATTATGAAATTCCCATGTGAAGACAATTGAGACTCTATTAAGAgggtacccccccccccccccccacggaATAGAAGTCTCAAATGTTGAGACCATGACAAGATGATTTATTCTCCTGGGTAGTTAGCAACTAAGCTCATTCTAGGAGAAATAGTCCTCATCAGACctattacataaaataaaaatgaaaatgaataGCAAAATGAGACGAAATACATACATTTCATTGTGTAAAGACAAACATTGCATAGTCAATAAAGTGTTTTAAAGTTCATGCAAATGATATTTTGTCAAATGTTGTAAATATGTTGGTCCAAACCTATATGACTCACGAGACATTATTGTCttacatatgtttttatttaatgtcaTGTATCTCACTATTAATATCAGAATATCAGGTGCAAGAAATTAGTGAGTGTCAAGATTAACAACAAGCTTTTAAAAGGATTAGACTTAGTCTCTATTTTGTATATGTAATTTCCGCTTTACATTGGTTTGTGTGTTATCAGTTGTACACCTGATAGATATTTTTGAAACGGTagtaaactgttttggtgtttgtgaaacCACGTTTCAATGATCTtgatttaaattataaaaatgttttcaaaacaatagtATTTTACTATATTAAAAGAACAAGTGTTATAAGTGGTGTCTCTTTTTGAGAAAAAAGAAGCTAGAACTATGAAAGCACGGAAAAATGAAGGAAATGTAGTGCTATTTGTTCATTCGACGACATGAAGTGAAAGACCTGGTGGCGGTGGTGCTTGTCAACGACAACAAAACAAAGGAGATAATGTGGTAGTGTTGTTCCTCAAGAGAAAGAAAAACGAAGAGTTGAAATCATAGAAAAAAAAGAAGGTAATAGAGTGATTtgttttaagaataaaaataacagACATTTAGCAGCGTCAATGCTTTATAAATGACATgtattagcggcgacaccaaAAGATGGTGAAACATGGGGTGTTTTTTGTTCTACAACATTACCTGTGACAACAAGTCACCCTATTGTTGTCTCTGCTATTATCTAAATGAGAACATAAGTAAAGATGTATTATCTAAACGATAGATGACTTTGATTTGACCATTTTTGTAATGCCCGTAGTtcggagatgctttgataaagtatttatcatgctttctgggaacaaattccgcaacacttttaatcaaagaattactttgattttattttaaaaaacataaactaaatcggtcttttctgaccgtaaatttggggatgtcacaattttcAACCCTTAACACTATTTTTTTACACTATATCTATAATTATAGTGTAAAAGATAGTGTATACACTAAAGTCTTCCAACCCATTACACTATgtttaacattaaaaaaatatccTAGATATATTGTTCTTTATTCAACACTCTATTTAGTGTTACATTAAAATCCAACACTATATATAATATAGGGCTGGAGCAttaaaatgtaatttataatctaaaaatgatttttagtatAAGATTGGAGATACCCTCGATCATAAAAAACACACAACGATTATAAGAATTaagaatatattatatatgtaatatGGACGAGCCTTTTTGAGCGGAGACATGTAGGACGTCCAACTGTATATTAATAACATATGTAATATATGTAATGTGTCGTCATGTCCTAAAATTCTTATAGTGAGACGAAGTtgcaaataaaattttaaaaaacaaaaacaaaaaaaggaGTTTAAAATGTGCAAAAAgtgtttaatttttaaatataaactatctATTTTATAGTATTTTGGCGACTGGCTCTTTAATTTAACTAACGTTGTAACTAAAAATTCGGCTACGCCATGTTATTTAGAAAATTAACGTTAGAATAtaagtaatattttataaatatgtaTCCAAATGCGGTCAGCATATATATTATTGTCAAATAGTGTGAAAACAGTAGACAAGATTGACTTCACTATCCcttattattttaatttcttttattactaTATTCAGATGTTTTCTTAACTATGaaacattcatttcatattaaattaCAAAGCCGTTGTACTTCTTTTGCTTCAAAAAGAACCTAAATCTTccatttttttattcttttatttatatTACAATAATAACATTTTTGCCAACTCAAAAACTTTATCAAATTATTTATTGGGAAGGCAAGAAAATAGGAGATTATTTGGTCAAAAAACGAATAATAAGACCAGTCAATATGAAGCCAAGAGTTTGCTCAATTTGCAACGCGTAAACACCATAACATGTCAAAAATTACCATATCTCACCAGCTGTACTCTGTGTGTTCCCCGATGCCCTATTGGCTTACTACTTTTCACCACCCCAAAGGATAACATCAACTCTCTCatcaaaaccctttttttcttctGAAACCGCCATTCCTAAATCCTACTTGCTTTCCTTTTTCTGTCAATCTCTCTGTTAAAACGTACACCCCACTCacactctctttctctttcttcacCTCAAACCCTAGTTTCACCTCAAGACAGATATACCCtattcttctttctctctctagcttctCGTACTATACAGGTGGCTTAAAGTTTTTGCGTACAGGTTTGAAAGATTGCATCTTGCCTGATTTGTGTACAAGTTTTGGGTTTGGTGTTTCAAGTTGTTGGGTTTATTTTTGGGTGTAGAGTACAGTTGGACAGATCTGGAGATtttgaggattagggttttcatgcaaatgGGTTCAGCAAGTGGATAAAGGTTATCGTTTTGTTTTCTTTGGATTCTATCTACGTAGTGGATCTTTAAATTTCTGTAGGTAGCTATCAGACAAGTTGGATATATCTTGTAAGAGATATTGTTTTCAAGAAGTTGTTTTTATTTTCTGTTGATATTTTCGCTTGTTGGACCATGGCGAATCGATGGTGGGCTGGAAATGTAGGGTTGAATCATCAGATGACATCTTCGGGACAACCTCCGTCGCTACACTTGAGGGACACGGCGGAGGAGGAGAAGCCGCGGTTGAACAGGGTTGGGCAGGTTAGGATGGAGCAAGAGTTCTTGGAAAATGCGACGAATAGTACAGGAAGCAATTCGAACAAGAACCATAACCATATCCCCATGAATGATGATCACGATGAAAATGATGAAGAGTTTGAAGAACAGGAACATAATAATGTCGGGGGTGGAGGGTCGTTGGAGATCTCGGAACCGACGAGCTCTGGCGGTGGTCGGCGGCCGAGAGGGAGACCACCTGGTTCAAAGAACAAGCCGAAACCACCCATTGTGATCACTAAAGAGAGCCCCAACGCTCTCCGGAGCCACGTATTGGAAATCAGCAGTGGTAGTGACATTTCCGAGTGTATAGCAACATTCGCACAGCGGCGCCACCGTGGCGTTTCGGTATTAAGCGGCACTGGCATCGTAACCAACGTCACCCTCCGACAACCGGCGGCACCAGGCGGTGTGTTAAGTCTCCAAGGGAGGTTTGAGATTCTATCGCTCTCGGGTGCATTCCTCCCCGCACCATCTCCGCCGGGGGCCACCGGGCTAACAGTGTATTTAGCTGGCGGACAAGGTCAGGTTGTGGGTGGGACGGTGGTGGGCCAACTTGTGGCGTCTGGTCCAGTTATGGTGATTGCAGCCACCTTCACGAATGCGACTTATGAGAGGCTGCCATTGGAAGATGACGGAGGAGGTACAGGTGAAGGTAGTGAAATGCAATTACAGCAAACACAAGGGGTAAATTCTGGAAACAGTCCTAAATCTGGAGGGGGTGCTCCTCAGACAGACAACATACCATCTTCCTCGATGCCAATTTACAATCAACCCCCTAAGATATTACCAAATGGTCAAATGCATCAAGATATGTTTTGGGCTACACCCCCACGTCCTCCCCCATCTAATTTCTAGCTATTCTCAAAGCAACTTCCTCTTTGGTAGAAGAATAGAGTAGAAACTAAAAAAAGGTAGAATCtttatttcgtttttttttttctttcttttctttttctactTTTAAGTAGGATTAGGGTTTATTTactttgttgttatgttgtaatatTACTGTGATCTTTTCTATTGTGGGGTTTAGTTGATTATGGTTCTTGAAGTTTACTTTTTAAGTATATTTTAGAAATTTCCTTTTCTTCTTTGTTCTTTTTTACATTTTTGAGCAATTAATATGGTTGAGTTGCAGATGTTAAAGAAGGAAGTAATGGTGGTTTCAGTTTGTGTAAGATAAAGAAGATTGCGGGGTTCAATCATGTTTCACCAGCTCATTTGCTTTGTTTCCAAGAATCATCCACTTGCACCAAGAGAAAaagatattttaatatattttctaATATCGTAATTCTATGCAACTGTGCTTGGGTTTTCATTGGATTGTGAATCTCTATGTCAAAGAACAATTGTTCAAGTAGAAATATTAGTTAGATTGGTTAGATAaatagttaattaaattaaattaattaaatgtctACGTAATCTTTTAATGACGACTACTAAATATTTGGTCcgatgttgtttgttttttaaacattaaaatactttattttgttGACAAGTAGAAGAAGAGGTAGATTACAATTCTGCGCTGTTGTAAGAAGACCACTAAAATTTGTTGATTTCTATTAAAggatgttgatatatatatatatatatatatatatatatatatatatatatatatatatatatatatatatatatatatatatatatatataacgtagCAATTCGATGGAGTGTGATTTTCTAAGCTTATATAGTCCTTAAACCCTGCAAGTTTACAAGGATatcattgagttttttttttgtttcgaaGGCGTCTAAACTCTAAAGTAGATCCACCAACTCCTAGTTTGGAAACATTTAATAGTATTTGTTTTATACATAATTTTTTAATGACAAAAATGTCTAATAAATTGTGAGATCTAATAATAAGTGCGAAAACCGAACAAACTTAAAATAACTGACACGTAATTAGCAATAAAGCACATAACAAAAATGGAAAGTGAACCAAAAACCAATCATGTTTGAAAACCGTTAAACGTTGAACGAAAGTCTTCcacatgttaatattgattacagTTCCTTAATTACTTACTAAAAACGTTCCAACATTTTGACATCCTCCATGATGACCTTGAATTAGTCTCATATTTCTAGTATCATTATAATATTTCAAATTTCTTTGCATTTGTTCAGTTTAAAAAAATGTAGTGTATAGTTATTTGGTTTTTTTGGTAGTTCATAAGAATCAATTGTACATGCTTATGAAAAACGagatggaagtacctgaaaatttAAAGTATAAGTTGAAtgttatgatatttttataaagaaaattatATTAGAACTTTTAAAGTCAAATAGAAATTTGTTGAAAATGAAATATTGGAATATCTTCTCCCTATCTTTAAATGAATTTGCCAAAAGTAGTAAAAGAATGACAAGATGTATGAATGGGGACTCATCTGTTTTGTACATTAATGGCAACTCACTCTTTTGTCAACAAGTTGGCGTTGAGATTATCAAGAAAAATAATGCCACCTactcaaaatatatatataaatacaaaacATGCACGTTTCTTAGAAAATGAAACATTTATTGACATAATTGAGAAGTTTGTAATTTACTTTGTAATATTAAAAAacttattaaatttattttttatattttattttttattattattattattattattattattattattattattattattattattattattattattattattattattattattatttcgttCATTACTCATGCTGATGTTTTTTAATATGCATATTGCATAAGACGTTGGGCACAAGATTTTGAAAGATTTTAAAACTTTTAGTTTTTATAAATTTGTTCGGAAGTAGAGATTTAAcgtttttatttaaaaaacaaatcaTATTTAAAAAAACTACAAATAATATACAGATTTTGaatttgatattttattttattatacaattttcaaaaatttACAAACGTAACATTAAATTCGGTCCTTTTGATTTGCTGATTATTGTCATTACTGTCATTACGGTCCATTGACTTATATTTTTATGGTTATGATCATTTTAAGCGTCTTTCTTCCGGTTTTatttccttccaaaaccgaaatGAATccttatgtaattttttttcactttctttctattaagcacttaaaaaaaatattaaaaaaaaaaaatacacccTAACCTTCATTCTTTCCTATACCCACCCACCTCTTATTAGGAGAAAAAAGAACATGATATTTTACAAAgacttataaataaaaacaaaagtaCCGTAAATTTGGTCCCTCTGGTTTGATGATTATTATCGTTACGGTCcactgttttttatttttatggttATAATCATTTTAAGCGTATTTTGTTACAGTTTTGTTTTCTTCCAAAACCGAAATGAATAACTTGTCTGtatgtcattttttttttttcacttttttctATTAATcgtttaaaaaaaatactaaaaatatACACCCACCTCTTATTaggagaaaaaaaaacatgatatgTTACAAAGTACAAAAGATAATTTTCACCTAAAATCAATTTATCCTAATTAACATCCTAATATATAAAATCATTACTTTGTAATTTACAACACAAAATTTATACATCATTTCACAACATCAAAATATACAAAAATGCAACAAGAATTCTAAATTTTCAATCAAACAAATCAAATAACAAATCTAAACCCATATATCCACCGGAAACAATGACACTTCAATTTTCATTCCAACGTTTCCTCCTAAAAAAGATCATGGCCAAATGTGAAAACTTCACCTGTAATGATATCTTATGGTTTTTAGCCactagcccccccccccccccccccccccccccccccccaaaaaaaaaaaaaaaaaaaaataccactCGATAACCTGGAAAATCATGCGACCCTCTCTTCAACTTCGTCGTGTCAACAAACCTTAAAATCTTCTTTCCGTGAGCCGACACTCGAAACCACCCAATATCCTAGAAATAACGCAAAGTTTATGTTCACGATTCTCAGATCTGGTGGTGGTCTCTGATCGGTTGAAAACATACCTAAAATCAACTTCGAAACGAACCTGCATTTTTAAGTGATCAATGGTGACCTGTTTGCACTCTGGTTGCCTCATCACGTCACCCCCCACCACTTTTCTGAACCAGAGACGTTAAAAAGAGCTTGTTTTAAACCTCAGTCGCTGACTTCGAACTCGCCCTTAGCGACGATGGAAAGCTCGTCGCTAGATACGACTGAAGCACTATATATGTGTGAGAAGCTTTTCCATTGAACTTTCTCATAGTATATTTTGTATTTAGGGTTTGGTTCAAATTTGATTTTAAAGCTTTTGTATATGGATGAAAGATGCTCTAAATGGATCTTTGTGTTAGACTATAGTTATTGGTGGGTTTTCTAAGTTACAATAATAATTAATCAAACAGAATTTGCACAACAGAATTTCACATAAAAAATTATGGACACATGCAACCTAGAAATCAATGGTTTTTcccataataacaacatactttataacCTAATCTAATTAACCTTATGTAATAGAAAATTACATGATAGAAATCATACCTTtgattaattcaaattaaaccaAACACCTCTCTTGTAAACCTTCTTGGAAAGTTAGCTCCAATAATCTGAATGTCTCTAATGTGTCACACACAAACCCTAGGAAACCCTTGGAACGAAAGTttgaaagatatatatatatatatatatatatatatatatatatatatatatatatatatatatatatatatatatatatagagagagagagagagagagagagagagagagagagagtaatttCAAAAATTTACTATGAATTGTCTAGGATTTTTTAAGCATTCTATAGGCCCCTATTTATTATTGTAGGAAACCTTGATTTGAATattaaaataacaatattttATTATGATTCAAATCACTTACCATATCAGTAAATGGAGGCTTTCAGAAAACCCGGGTTCCCAAAACCTTCCACCATAAGAAGGTTCTAGAATGTCTCCattgtttaactattgaacaattacactcTAACCCTTATACCCTTCATTAATTATAATTAAcccaaaatcaataataaaattacttctgattaattctcaattaattatttattatgtctaattaatatattaatcatataatatattaataaattatttatcttTCTCTtagtatgtgacaacccgaaatttatcccgtcattttaaccacatcttccgttaataaaacccgctttattaattgtccgttaaccttttggacgaggttaattaatttgggacttttataatgactttgtaagggttgaaacaaattagaaacaccctcaattattccttgaaaagttttagtttcaacaaagtcaaattacgaccatttaatcgagtgcgaccaaaagccccgtttaacgtcagtattggGTAAATTTTCACCGAGCCAcagactcaaaccctatataagggtgagtggagtccatttgagacttttcactctctctctacaccctctctctctacaacttgctttcgatccaaaacgcctatttcgagccccaaactagtaagtaatctaccctaacttgttgtttagatcatttaacatgcaaattcatgtttaagacatcaaataggggccaattcatgtgtttacggcccaagaacactcttggaccgtgaacacccataagtggggttttgaagccccaaaacccttccaaatcactcctagggcttagatatgacttgtagacttgcatgtacgagcttaaaacaccaaaagcttattatatggagagtaaacttgattttacggtccaagaacactcttggaccgtaaacccctcttcaagggctgtgaacaccttataaggtgttagaattgccctcaaacacctcctaaggcttgggaaaatgtctagaatcgaCCACAAACGAAGTAGGGGCATTAAACATGAATTAAACCAaggacataggagtttacggtcgtaaaccccctaggattggtccatgggccgtaaactcccaaaaagtagccaaatgatgccctaacttcttcatttgacttggaaaaatgcatagaactttattctctatcatttaagaccttaatacacCAAAGGAAAGAGCATGTAAAAGTTTATGgcccgtaaactccttaaattgtccatttggagccttaaaccccttcatatgccttatatttggacctagcctaattctatgagtgagataagaccttaaagcatccaagaacacaccacccatgagtttacgaccgtaaactcatggggatatggtattagggtcgtaaactctataaagagtttactcttgaagagtaaactccctatctaggccatacactcccttatttgcaacccaatagcctcctagcaatTGACCAAattgttttccgcacattaggatgcttatacgtgtttaattagtattataattactaattgtatgtaaacatatgtcatcatatgttattaggtcactaagtgtgttcaagtctttatttgacaccgagcacccaaccggcacctccgcccgatccacttacaacaggtgagttcataccccggaattaaccttttaaatgtttttacatgcttttatggggggggggggatacaagttaaaacatgctagatatcatatcaatcatatgtgattaataacccgcatgcataaggatttatcacactttcagctgttttaccaagtataatactatagatggttttccaaaatgtctttacttgtttaagtcttttctcaaattgtctctcgcgctgtatgttttacttctaaaccaaTTGTAGCAGTGTTTTAAACAAGGATTTTCTTTACTCATTGtgtgttatcaaattatattcaaaacgtgtTGATGAACagtttttaaaacttgttttacataaagatatcaagtcgtaaattcttatttttaaaggtttccaaaggttttaccaaagttttcttctatacttctaTGCTTccacttcgttaaatgcatgcctgtatttgtatagttatataaatagtgtttaaaggacttaggaaggctagttcgccctatttccttttccttgtttggatgtggtctggtgggtatcggttattggtc encodes:
- the LOC111885175 gene encoding AT-hook motif nuclear-localized protein 20, whose protein sequence is MANRWWAGNVGLNHQMTSSGQPPSLHLRDTAEEEKPRLNRVGQVRMEQEFLENATNSTGSNSNKNHNHIPMNDDHDENDEEFEEQEHNNVGGGGSLEISEPTSSGGGRRPRGRPPGSKNKPKPPIVITKESPNALRSHVLEISSGSDISECIATFAQRRHRGVSVLSGTGIVTNVTLRQPAAPGGVLSLQGRFEILSLSGAFLPAPSPPGATGLTVYLAGGQGQVVGGTVVGQLVASGPVMVIAATFTNATYERLPLEDDGGGTGEGSEMQLQQTQGVNSGNSPKSGGGAPQTDNIPSSSMPIYNQPPKILPNGQMHQDMFWATPPRPPPSNF